The Stieleria maiorica genome includes the window ATCGCGACACTGCGAAGCAAACACACGACGTTCGGTTTGGGCGTGCCGATGATCGCTGTCCGCAAGAGTAACGAGAACGACGACCCGCGAGAAAAATACTACCCCGAAGGACTCAGCTACAGCGTCACCGCGATGATGCGTTGTGCCAAACCCGCGCACGGCGGATACGGCGACTCCAACACCTGTGTGTTGGAGTTCTTCGACCCGCTTTCGGCCAACCAAGTCAAACTGGCCAATCACTGGGTGCCGTTGGAAACCGACCTGACCACACCCCTGGCGTTCTTTCTCGATACGCCACGGTTTCGCGAACGTAATCACGAGACCGAAGGACTGCTCAATCCCGCCGGTGCCGCAAAAAACCGTGGGTTGTACATGCTGGAGCCCTACGACCCCGACCGGATTCCCGTGCTGATGGTACACGGCCTGTGGTCCAGTCCACGAACATGGATGGACATGTTCAATGACCTGCGAAGTTTTCCTGAGATTCGAGAACGCTACCAGTTCTGGTTTTACCTGTACCCGTCCGGCCAACCGTTTTGGTTGAGTGCAACGCAACTACGGTCCGACTTGCACCAGCTGCGTCAAACGTTTGATCCCGCCCACCGAGACGTGCCGATGGACCAAATGGTGTTGGTCGGACACAGCATGGGCGGATTGATCAGCCGCATGCAGACGATCGATAGCGGTGACGATTTCTGGCGGATCGTCAGCGACCAACCGACGGAAAAATTGAGAGGTGATGCCGAGCAACGGAATAAACTTGTCAGCACACTGTTCTTCAAACCGAATCATTCCGTTAGCCGTGTGATCACGATCGGGACTCCGCACCGCGGCAGCAAGTTCGCCAACGAGCTGACGCGCTGGTTGGCACGCAAATTTATTAAGCTGCCAACCATGAACGTGACCACCGGAGAACATCTGGTGAAGAACAATCCCGATCTGTTCCGCGACACCGATCTGCTGACCATGGCCAACGCCATCGATTCGCTGGCTCCGGAGTCACCGATCTTTCCGGTCATGCTGGAGGCCAAGTACTCACCCCAGGTGAAGTACCACAACATCATCGGCGTTCTGCAAGACCCGACGTTGTTGCAAAAGAAAGCGGGACGTGGCGATGGAATCGTGGCCTACGACAGTGCCACGATGGAAGACACTGAAAGCGAACTGATCGTCGATGCCGAACACACCAAAATTCACATGACCGGGCAGGCGATTTTCGAAGTCCGCCGCATCCTGCTGGAGCACCTTCGCGACGTCGATTCGGCCGACCGTGTTGCCTTGGTGCCCGAAGTGGTGCCCGAAAAACAAGTGGTCCGGAAGGTAGGGTTCGAGGAATAGGGGGCAGCCAGAAGCTTGCCGCGAATCCATTCGCGGAAGTGGGGAGGGGGAATGCAGCCTCACGCTGCAACGCGAGGGATCTTTTGAGTATGTCGCGGCGCTGCCGCAGCCATTAGGAGGCCGAGACAAAGCTGGACAGGGGAGCTCGGCTGGGCTTTTTCTTGGATCGCTGGGCGACCAGTTCAACCTTGCTGCCGTCGGCGGCGACCGAGCCGCTGAAGACCTGGGGTTCCGACGACGGACGTGACTGCGCCCGCTTCGACTGGATCCGGTCCGATGCGTTTTGGTGGGCAAAGGCGAATTCGCGCTCGGACAATTCGTACTCGACTTCCTGATCCGCTGGCTCGGCCGTCAATTCGCCGCGGAGAATGCGGACGTCACGAGGAGCACTCACACCGATTCGAACTCGATTTCCTTCCACGCGAACGATCGTCAGAGTGATGTCGTCGCCAATTTTGATCTGTTGATCAGCTTTACGAGAGAGAACTAACATGGCAGGTTCCTTTGCCGGTTTCGGCGAGAGAGGGTAGAAAACTCGTCCAAGGCTGTCACATCCTTGTCCGCGAAAGTGTAGCAATGCAGCAACCGTGCCAATCAACGCATGGAAATCCGCGGATTGATCGTAAGTTGTTTTTTGAAAATCACTTACGGCGCCAGGGGCGGATCCGGGCCTGCGTACCCCGGTCACAGAAATGGAAGACTTTACACCGATTTGAAAGATTGACGCCCAGCGCAGGTGCGTTAAACTCCTCTGTTGTTGAGAATCAGTTTCAACATCACGCACTTCTGACGTCCCACCGCCCCCCTCCGCGTCAAGCTTTCTGGATTCTGATGAATTCGACGATTCTGAATGTCTTTCCCAGCGACTCCGGCGACCAGCGACTTGTGCTGGCACAAGAAACCGATGCGGCCGGCACGATCACCCTGGTGCTCCGCCAGGAGAGCCGCTCGCCCCACGTCGGCTGGTTCGTGCAGAGTCGAATCGCGATCGAACCGAATCAGGTCGCGGCGTTGAAGATGACGCTGACGAGCAATTTGGTGAAAGAGGTGAAAGAAACGACGTCGCCGGAGGATGCTCCCGCGGTGATCAGTTTCCGCACCGCGATGGCCGGCTAGCTGCCCTGGGATTCGCTTCGCGCCCCGGCCGTGTCACGGCCGCGATCTGCTACCAATCGAGTTGGGCCGGCGGAGTTGGTCACGTAGCGGCCGGTTTGTTTGGGAGGTTCGAGAGCCGTATCGAAGATTACCCCACGGATGGCAGGGCGTCCCCACGGATGTCAACCAGCCTGTAATCCGTGGGGACGCGCTGCCATCCGTGGGTTCCTTTGTTGTGACAGGTTGGGACTCGATGAGAGGGACCGTCCAGCTTAGGGCAGAGGCGAAACGCGACGAATCCAAATGATCTGGCCGATTGGGTAAGACGTGGTCGGTGGATGGGTGTACGACGTCCTTTCTAGGGCGTCGCACTGAGCCCCGCGCGCGACGGCCCGGAAGGGCCATCGTACCCCAAGAAAAGCATCGCCCTAAGCTGGACGGTCGCTAAAGTGATGCCCCTATCGTTGGTGTGAAACGCCTGTCGACGCGCCATGTCGACGGCGTGGGCTCAAAACGATCAGTCGTCGAGTTTGGATTCGAGTTTCTTCAGCTGGTCGCGCAGCCGTTGGATCTCAGCTTTCACATCGTCCGAATCGTCCGCGACAGTTGGTGGGGGCGATGGTGCCGACGGCGGCGGCAAGACGGCTTCGGCGGCCGGTTCCGCTTGCGGATTGTCAGCCGTTGCGGCTTTCGACTCCGCAGGCGTTGGTGATGACGCATTCGATTGGCCGAACATGCCGCCGAGGACCGAGCCGAGGCCGCCGACCAGCGAACCGCCGGCGTTGCCATTTGCGGGTGTCGCAGTTTCTGGACTGTCGTCGCTTTGAAGTGAAAGCGTGGCCGTGGCGAGTCGATTGTCACGGATCAGTTGGAGTTCGGCCGGGGAATCGGCAGGCACGGTCGCTAGCAACGCGTACAATCCGGCGGTGTCGGAAACCATCTTGCCGTTGATCGCGACAATCCGGTCTTCCGTTTTCAGGCCTGCCGCGTCTGCCGGCGACCCGGGCTGGACTTGGGTCACGTGGACACCGCGGCGGCCGCGAACGTCACGAACTTCCGCGCCGATCTTCGGCTCGGCCGCCATTTTGGGTGCGGTTCCGGTGCTTGTTGCAGGAGCCGCGCCGGCTGTTTCGGTGGGCGAAAGCGGTTGCGGCCGCACCGTCGCCGCAACGGGAGGGTAAGCCGGGCGATCGGAGGGTTCAGCCGCGCCCTTGCCGGGTTGAGCGACCAGGGTGATGTCCAAGTCGCTGACTTGGCCGCCGCGTCCGATCCGCAGTCGAACGCTGTCGCCGGGCGAATGTTTGCCGACTTCGCCGACCAATGCGGCGACGCTGGGCGTGGGGACACCGTCGATGGCAAAGATAAAGTCGCCGACACGCAGCCCTTCGTGGTTGGCGCGGGCGTGGTTGGCGAATTCCGTGATTTGAACGGCCGGGTAGCCCGGGTTGGCGGACACGCCCTTGATGCCGATCGAGGCGGCGGCAACGCGTGACGGCGGTTGTCGGTCGATGGAGTCGCCGAAATCCAGCGGGGAAAGAATGGATTTCCCAAAGCTCTCAGAAGGCCCGGGCAGTGCCGGAGCGGCCTCCGGCTCGGGTAACGCGTCCGCCCCCGCCTGACGCACGCCGCCGGGGCCGATCGCCGGAGTCGGGGCGGTGTTCGGAGTGTTTGGGCCAGGGTTCGGGGGAGCGATGGATGGAATTCGGCTGACCCCGCCGACGGCCGGACGCGCCAGCGAGCGGTAGCGGGCCGTCGGGCCCGTGGAGTCTGTCGCGTTGTTAGCCGGGGCGTTTCTGTCCGCCGAATCTTGTGCCGCGGCGTCTCGCCTGGCCGCACCACGAGCCAAGGGGCGGGCCGGCAGTGGGCGGGCGGGCAGTTCGTTGTCGCTCGCTTCGTCGTCACGTTGTTCCAGCTGGTTTTGCACCAGCGGTGCGATCCGGCTGCGCAACCGTTGCAGCAAACCTTGCCCGCTGGCATCGCCGGCGAAAAATGTAGCCGACGCGACCAGCACGGTGATCGAGAGCGGTAGATGCAGTGAACGCATGTGATGTCAGTTTGGGTTAGGGCAAAGACGGAGAGCGAAAGTGTGGCAACGTAACGGCGGGGTGTAGCGGAAGCCGCCAAGGCGTTCGGCCCCCCGAAGCGGCGTCGCCGCGCCGGTGCGAAACTCTTGGCGAGTTCCGCGACGGGAAAATCGCAGGCCGGCAACCAAGGACTCGAGGCGTCAATCATACGCTTCAATCGCAAAAAATCGAGGCGTCAGAGGGGCGGCGTCCCCCTTCGTGTCGCGGCAAGTTACCACCTGTGCGCCTAATCCGCCTTGCATCGCCACCCGGAAAAAGGCTATGCCCGTCTCACGCGGCTGACGACTTGAGTCATTCCGGCGATTTTTCACGGTTTTACCGTGTGTGCTTTTGCCGGGTTTGGCCGGGGCGTGTCGCAAGTCGCGGGGCGTACAAGCAATTTGAACATTCGATTAATGCGGAGGCCACGATGGCCAAAGGCTGGATGGAACCGGAGCAGTGCAGGAACCTGTTGGTGCTTGTCGAAACTGTGACCGCACCGTTATTGATTCAACACCAGGCGCCGGTGTGTCTGGAATTGGACATCGAGCTGGAGATCCCGGTCCCTTGCGACCACCAGCGGACCGCAGATCTGATCACCGCACTGAGCAAGCAGGCGTTGGAGGCGATGCCCGACGGCGGCGATTTGATGATCACGGCCTGCCAGACCGCTGCCGGGTTGGAATTAGAGATCGCCGACAGCGGGACCGATGCGACCCGGCGCGAGCGCCACCTGCCGATCGCGGCCGCGGCGATCAATGCGGAGTTGCAGTGGCAAAACTGCCCTCAGGGCGGCGTGGCGGTCACCATTCTGTTCCCCTCGCAAGCATCTCGTAGTCGATTGGCAGCGTAAGCGTGTTGCGTCAGCGGACCGAACGATTCAAATCTCACCTGGACACCGTACCGCCTCTCTCGGGCGCATCGGCGTTGTCGCGGGCGGTCGCGTGTGCGATCGCCGGTCTGTTGATCTTGGGTGGGATCGTCTACATCTCTCCGCGCGGTTCGACACCGACGATGGAACCGCTGTTTGGCGGGCAGTCGCTGCATGATTGGGAACTCGGTCAAGTCGAATTGGCGTTCAGCAAGGCTGGGTTGAGCGGTTGGCGGCCCGAAAACGGACAGATTCTGATTCCGCGCGAGAAACGGCACGAATACTTGGCGGCCCTGGAGCAGGCCTCGGCGCTTCCCTACGCATTGCAAAGCAGTGTCGAAGAGGCGCTCAACGGGGGCGGTTACTTCGAATCCGAAGCGGCCAAGCGGACCCGCCATCAAGTCGCCAAGGCGCGTGATCTGGGCAAGAAGATCGCCGCGTTTGACGACATCGTTTGGGCCAGCGTCGATTACGACGAGCAGTCCGCCGGGGGATTCGATGGGCGAACGATCCAGTCGGCCAGTGTCTTGCTGGTTTCCAAAAACGGCAAACCGATCGCGCCCGGACGGATCAGCATGATTCAACACCTGGTCAGCGGAGCCTACGCCGGGATGGATGCCGACCAAGTGACCGTCACGGACACCTCGGCGCGCAAGACGTACAACGGATCGGACGACCCGCTGACCCGTCAGCAGCGTCAATCCGAGTATGAACTCGAACAGCGGCTGACCGAACTGTTGGGCGGATACCGCGGCCTGCACATCGCCGCGCGATCGGTCTACCGTGAGTCCAGTGCCGGCAATGCGGACGATCAAGACGCGCCGCGTGCCGGGAAACCCATCGCGCTTTCCAAGTCGATCAAAACGAGTGGGCCCCAGGGCGAATTCCAAATGCGCGTCTCGGTCGGTGTTCCCGAAAGCCAATTCCACGCCCAATGGGTCAACGATTACCGCGCCCGGCATCCCGAGTCGGATTTCGCCCAAGCACCGACGCACGAGCAATTGGCCGCCGTCCGCACCAAGGTGATGGACAACATTCGCGACGCGATCATTCCGCTGGTCGAAAGCGATACCGCCGGTGATGAACACGCGGTCCAGGTCTGGAGTTTCCCCGACGCGGACCAAACTCCCGTCTACACTTCACCGGCCCGCCCGATCGGACGCTGGGCCGCCATCGTCAGCCAATTGCGATCCAACCCGGTGCTGACGATCGCGTTGGGAACGCTGTTGCTGGTGGCGATCGGATTCGGTATCGCCACGCTACGGATGCGATTGAGACATTCCCCGATGGCGCAGGACGCCGTGCGGGAGGCAGCCGCCCGCGGGACCATGGACCGCGGCACGGCCGGGAAAACGACTCGGTCGTCCGATCGCCCCGCAGCGACGG containing:
- a CDS encoding esterase/lipase family protein; the protein is MLVCLSTGCSTARYLTARSVRDNPLAAQLRLMNRKGPQISERTWNTLRRYGLRDGYDQDAHVCLRKIQTTLRDNRDPELIHALAELSYVEGKKAESKGDQSDALGYFGVALTNSYDYLFDENLSETRNQYDPQFRATCDLYNESLEDTLRLLCEEHHIKPGQTYRVKTPDREFVIQTQLRGNWNADEFDHYEFVSDYEIATLRSKHTTFGLGVPMIAVRKSNENDDPREKYYPEGLSYSVTAMMRCAKPAHGGYGDSNTCVLEFFDPLSANQVKLANHWVPLETDLTTPLAFFLDTPRFRERNHETEGLLNPAGAAKNRGLYMLEPYDPDRIPVLMVHGLWSSPRTWMDMFNDLRSFPEIRERYQFWFYLYPSGQPFWLSATQLRSDLHQLRQTFDPAHRDVPMDQMVLVGHSMGGLISRMQTIDSGDDFWRIVSDQPTEKLRGDAEQRNKLVSTLFFKPNHSVSRVITIGTPHRGSKFANELTRWLARKFIKLPTMNVTTGEHLVKNNPDLFRDTDLLTMANAIDSLAPESPIFPVMLEAKYSPQVKYHNIIGVLQDPTLLQKKAGRGDGIVAYDSATMEDTESELIVDAEHTKIHMTGQAIFEVRRILLEHLRDVDSADRVALVPEVVPEKQVVRKVGFEE
- a CDS encoding PDZ domain-containing protein, giving the protein MRSLHLPLSITVLVASATFFAGDASGQGLLQRLRSRIAPLVQNQLEQRDDEASDNELPARPLPARPLARGAARRDAAAQDSADRNAPANNATDSTGPTARYRSLARPAVGGVSRIPSIAPPNPGPNTPNTAPTPAIGPGGVRQAGADALPEPEAAPALPGPSESFGKSILSPLDFGDSIDRQPPSRVAAASIGIKGVSANPGYPAVQITEFANHARANHEGLRVGDFIFAIDGVPTPSVAALVGEVGKHSPGDSVRLRIGRGGQVSDLDITLVAQPGKGAAEPSDRPAYPPVAATVRPQPLSPTETAGAAPATSTGTAPKMAAEPKIGAEVRDVRGRRGVHVTQVQPGSPADAAGLKTEDRIVAINGKMVSDTAGLYALLATVPADSPAELQLIRDNRLATATLSLQSDDSPETATPANGNAGGSLVGGLGSVLGGMFGQSNASSPTPAESKAATADNPQAEPAAEAVLPPPSAPSPPPTVADDSDDVKAEIQRLRDQLKKLESKLDD
- a CDS encoding sensor histidine kinase; this encodes MAKGWMEPEQCRNLLVLVETVTAPLLIQHQAPVCLELDIELEIPVPCDHQRTADLITALSKQALEAMPDGGDLMITACQTAAGLELEIADSGTDATRRERHLPIAAAAINAELQWQNCPQGGVAVTILFPSQASRSRLAA
- a CDS encoding carbon storage regulator is translated as MLVLSRKADQQIKIGDDITLTIVRVEGNRVRIGVSAPRDVRILRGELTAEPADQEVEYELSEREFAFAHQNASDRIQSKRAQSRPSSEPQVFSGSVAADGSKVELVAQRSKKKPSRAPLSSFVSAS